The segment TGGTAGTATGGACTTAGACACCTGATAAAATGCTCCAAAGGAGTTTTCTAATTGGACTCTTATCTGAGATAAAAAGCCTTATAAACTTCTTTGTAGAAGGCTTATAGCTTTTTCTAGCTGTTGCTTTGCCACGCCAATAAAAATGCCCGACCTTACGGACGGGCTAAATGAGGATGGCTCATATATGTATACGTATCTTTTAGAAAGCTTATAATCCCCAGCCATAGCGCAATCGGAATACACCGGAAGGACTTACTGTGCTTATGGTTATGTTAGTTCCACTACCTCCACGAGTTAGAAGGCTATACGAATCCCCATCTCTTAAGCCTGGCCAATACACACTGGCAATACCATCATTTCTACAAACATCACTTGTAGCAACAATGTAGGCAATCTCATTGTCAGATTGATTGCCGTTTTGATAGTCTTTTCCTGAGTTCATGGTAGCTCCAAACTCAGTAATTACTGTACGTGATCCGTAGCTACCTATCCGGTTACGCCAGTCTGTTTGCCAGCCACTGGCCGAACGGGTGCTCCAGAAAGCATAGTTGTGTAACCCAAGCAAACACCCATTGAAACGGGTATCTGCTCCTACACCTTTTACATCTTCTGAATAGCCCTGACCGTCCAAAATGATTCTTCCTTTGGGAACTGTCGGATATCTGGAAAGAAAATCTGCATAAATGGCTGTTAACTGGCTCAACGTATAGCCATGGGGTTCGTTAAAAGGCTCAAAAAATACATTTCCGTTTGCTTTATAATCATTGGTTATTGTATTCCACATACTCCAGAAATCAGTTGTATTATCGATTTTTCCATCTTTTGAGGAAGCTCCTTCCCAGCATGCGATGATGACTTTCCATCCTTTACTTGTCGCTTTATCGATCACACCTTTATACCGTCCCCACCAAACCGAACTGTTGATAACGGAAGGGGGATTGATGGGAATACGTATGGTGTTTACTCCTGATACGTTTGCAGAAAATCCATTGAGAATAGCTTCTGTTTTGGCTGCCACTACACTATAACTATCACCCGAAGTCAATCCGGAAGGGATAACCCATCCATCCACAAAGTTATCGCGTCCATCTGCCCAGTTAAGACCTGAGATGCCTGCAGCTACTGTTCTGGTTGATTTATTTGATAAGGGTTGAGGAATAGTATCTTTATCTGATACTGGAGAGCAACTTGCCACTAGGAGCAGACAACAGAAAGACAGGCTGTACATAAACAGGCGACTGCAAAAAATAAGAGATTTTGTAAACATATCTTTTTATTTTAAGGTGAATGGTAAAAAGTGAATAGCGAAATATGACATCCTTTATGGAACATAATTCGTTTGTTTTATAAATATTTCAGGCAAATTTATAACTATACCATTCTTGTTGAGGGGGTATTTCTTTATATCTATAGGGGGAAATGGGTATACAGGTTTAGTTTGTAGAAAATACAAAATCAGATTTACTATAAGTGAGGAGCCTTTTAAGGAACTTACTTATTTGAGTATGGATGGAGCTAATGTCAGTATAACAGCTACTCTGAAAAGCAATTTTGTGCCGACGGTATTGTACGGGAAACTACAGATCCCTTTCTGGCTGTTTACCAAACCAGTGTCTCAGGATTAGTGAGTAAGTACAACTCATTATCGAGTGATTATGGCGATTGGGACGAAAGCTTTACCTATCAGACATTCTCATGGTATCTGCCTGATTTTCCCTAATACATTATATTATTGAGGAGAAGTTTATGTTCCTTACTATAGGAAGGGTTATTCTTCTGAAAGCCAGCAATCAGATAGAAATACACCCATTGCAGAATGAAGTTATCGGACGATGATTCTATTTCTGTAGGAAGCTAAAAACAGCATACAGGCTATGTTTCCAGGGGAGCGATTGAACTCCTTCTATATAGTTGTAAAGTCAGGTGATCAAGTCTGACTTTTGCTTTTATAGATGGGATTGCTCAACTCGATGCGGATATGCACTACTGTAGTCTCATTGATTTCCTGAAATAGAACTGCAATAGCTACAACTAGATCAATTGAATAAAGAACTTCTTTTATCAATAAATGAAGAAATGTCAATGTTGAGTGTGGTATTTTGCCTTTTTTGAAGATAATCGCAATTCAGCTCACGAATAAATTTGTCCATCTCTTCAGAGATAACATGGAGTTTTTGAGAGATTTCTTTAAGCTCCGTTTCGCCAAGTTCATTATCTATAATTAGTCTGGTCAAACCCATTATCGATGCAATAGGCCTGCGAATTACATGGCTAAGATCAAAGATAAACTGCTCAATGGATGCAATATAATCAACCAGAGGAGTGATATCTGCAGTTGCGCCATACCATATGATTTTTCCATCCTTATTTTTTTCCGGAATTGCTTGTAGCCAGCGCCATCGTGTATGTTCTCCTACAACCATTCTATACTGGATGCTAATAATAGTTTGTGTTCGATAAGCCTCTTTCAGCGCTTGACTAAATTTTGCTTTATCATCCACATATAGTGCTTCTATTAACTTTTCAGGCTGCTTTGAGACATCTTCAAAATCGAACGTATGATTGAATATATCAGTCCCACGATTCATAAAAAGCACTTTGAACTGTCCGCTTTCTTCTATCTCAAACATATAAGTATTCCCTGGAACCTGGCTGGTGATTTTTCGGATTAACTGTTCGCTTTGTTTAATCTTTTCTTCTGCTTCTCTTCTTTCGGTTATATCATAGTTAATAGACAGATATTGATAGATCTTTCCGTTTTCATCTAAAAATGGGATAATGGTCGTATCGACCCAATACAAAGTATTATCTTTTGTCTTATTGCAAAATTCTCCCCTATAGGGTTTGCCATCCTGCATAGCCTTTTGCATTTCTGTAAAATAGTCAGTTGGGTAATTATCTGACCAGATAAAACTATGATGTTTACCCATCAATTCTTCCGGAGCATATTGGGTGGCTTTACAAAAGTTTTCGTTTACAAACGTGAGTTCAGCATCCACCCCTGATATACTTACGATAGCGGCAGTATCCAATGCATACTTATAAGCCTTCAATTCCGCACTACGTTCTCTGCGTTCCAGGTCAACTTTAAGCATTTCGACCAGCATATTGATCAAACTGCGTTCTTCTTCCAGAAATGGGCCCTCATCTCTTTCAGGCATAGATTGCAGATATACAATTTCAATACTGATTTTTGTGCCTTTTGCTGTTGTCATCTCCGCCATTTGATAGAATTCGCAGGGGATATAGTTATCTGTAGTATAGGATATTGTATCCACACATACACGAGCTGCTGTCTTTGTTGGATATTGCCAGCCCAATGGCAGTATTTGAACTATCTGGCGAAATAGCTTTTCAGTTGTTGCATCTTCATCCTGCAAGATGCGACTTACCTCATAGAGTGTTTTCAGTTCTTTTACACGTTCTTTCAGATCATACAGTATTTCATCTTTAAGTACTTCTGCCTTTTCACGTTTTTTTATTTCCAGTTGTAAGGCAAGTAAGCTGGTACGCAGATGATTGGTAGAATAATATTGTAGAGCGAGAATAGTTCCAAAAGGAATGATATTGCTAATCCAACGACTTATCGGGGTATGCTTGACAGTGGCAACGGGCAATAAGCCTATTACTTCCAGATAGGCTAGCAAAAAGTCTGTTCCGATTGTGAGCAAGCCAATTGCTAGTCCACCCCGCCAGCCAAGCAAGAATCCGGCAGTAAGAATGACACTCATTTGCGATATAATACCGGGTGCCATAATTCCTCCTGCTGAATAACAAGGAATGGTGACATATAACCATAGCATAAGGCTAAGTGACCAACTCGCCAGGCGTGTATAGCCTAAATGGTTTATAATAAGGTTAAAAGCTGCTACAGCTAATGAAGTAGAAAGTAGTGTTAGCCAACGTGGTGATAAATCAGGAAAATAGAAAAAACCTATACAAACTATCATCCCTGTTACCAGTGTCCAGATAATGGCTAGTACATATACCATATAGCTCTGGAAGTCTTTTTCCTTATCAGGAACAAAGAGGAAGTTTCTCATAAATATGCGTTAATGTAATAACTTGTGAGTAACGCTGATTGAGTTTGAGTTTATGACAGACCTTCTTATATTTTAGCTGGAAGATGAGATAATGTATACTATTAAAGCTGGGTATAAAATACGTTGTGTTCTAAGACGTAATCTATAGTTAGTCAACAGTTTTCATAAATTCAAGTATATTTTTAGTTATTTCATTCTAAGGAGTTGCTGGATGGAAATTCAGGCCAATCTGGTGAAAAATGTATAAGATTTTGCTATGTACCAATTACTCATTTCATTCTGGAATAGTACAAACAAAAGCATTTCAGCATCTTCTCCTGTCTGTTTCTTAATCAAATCTCCAAAGTAGTTAGCCAACAAATGGAGTTCTTCTGCTCAGTATGTGACTGAGGGTATCTCAATGGTTTGTGGTTGATCAGATCCAAAATAGACCGCTACTAGCTTTTCAAACCGAGATAAGATATCATGCGTTACATGATTGTGGTGATAAACTGTCGGTCATAAAACTATACACAATAAGTAAGTACTAACTCAATGTTGGTGGTAACTCGCTTCCCATTCGTATTAGTTATTCAGAATAGATATGCGAAGCCGTATCAGAATTGATATGTTTATAAAGAGCTTTAATAATGTCAGCTTTAGAACACAATCAAGGGTAGATTATACCTCTATTACTAACGTTTAGGTGGACAGCAAAGAAATGCTTTTAAGTGGTTCTTTTGTATTGGGTAAGATGATGAAATGTATGTGGCTTTTTCAAGAAAATAACCTTTTAGTAATATACTTACATACATTTTTTTCTCAAAAAACTATTAAAGATATTTGTTGTTGTTTAGCTGTGATTTTATCGGTAGTGGCTTGTGTTTTTTGAAAAGTGTTTGGGTAATCAAGATCACTACACTAATCAACACTAGTACAGTAATGATAAACCGTCTGAGTTATTTCATACTTAGGGTCAGTTTTATGAGTTACTTAACAAAATATATGGAGTTATTGGGGAGCTGCTTAGGTACTAAACCGAATCAGCGAAATCGACAGTTGAATAAGAAAGTAAACTTCGGGAGAGTAATTCATCTCAAATCAGAGAAGATTCGATCATGCCAGTCGAAAACTCAACAGATCAATCGTTGATTATCAAATTGCTCAACTCATTGTTTACTTTAAAAACAAAAAACAAACAACAATTTCTTGAATACTTACTCAGTGAAGGTTGCTCAAATAATTCAATAAACGGCAACTCTTCCAATTGAAGAAAATACGAAAAATGTGAATGCTTAATTCTCTTATCAAGCCCCAACCAAAAAATATCATTGCGATTGATTGTTCAGCTATCCTGGTTCAGCTATGACTACTTCCAGTTAGTGATACTAATTTGTCTTTTCAGGAATAGTTTTCGCTAGTTCAGTCAATATTATAATCCTAAGCAGTTCAATTGCTCTTATTTTGCACCACTTGCTCAATAAAAATCAAATGTAACTCAACGTGTATCGGAGAGCTTAGAAGTCAGTGCTTTTGGGTGGATATATGTTGATGAGTTAAAAATGGATAGGAGTTTTTCTTCCATAGGAGAAGCTGCGTCCACAGATTTCCTTGCAACTATAAATTGATTAGTACAACTAACTATGAAAACCCGTTTAATTTTAATTATACATTTATGCAATTGATTTTCTGCTGGTTGAGACAACAGCTGTCAGGTTTGTTATTTTGTTTTGTCATTGTATCATTTTCTACTCTTTGTAATCCGCTGCAGGCACAATATACTATTACTGGAAAGATCACCGATGCCCAGACAGGTGACCCCATTCCATTTGCCAGCATAGCACTTAAAGGGACTACTATTGGCGTGAGTACTTCCTTTGAAGGATTTTATACTATTAAAGCCAAAAAGTTAACAGATTCTCTCATTATCACATCCGTAGGATATACTATTAAGACAAAGTCTATTGATCCAACTCAGACAACCCAGACAATCAATATACAACTGGTTCCTTCTGTTACACAACTTATCGAGGTGGTGGTAAGTGCAGGTGAAAACCCTGCTTTTGCAATACTAAGACGGGTTAGGGAAAATCGGTTTCGGAATGATCCTAAACGACTGGCTGCTTACCAATATGAAAGTTACAGTAAAATAGAAGTGGATGTAGATAACCTATCTGAAAAGTTTAAAAAGCGGAAAGTGGTTAAAAAGATTACCAAGGTAATTGATGAATTTGATAAACTGGCTGGGGAGGACGGGCAGCCGGTACTACCTATGTTTTTATCTGAATCCATATCGGATGTGTACTATATAAATTCTCCTCAACGGAAAAAGGAATATATCCGTAAAACCAAAGTATCAGGAGTAGGGGTAAAGGATGGAAGCTTTGTTTCTCAGTTGATTGGCAATTCATTTCAGAACTATAACTTTTATGAAAGCTATGTCAATATTGTCCAGAAGGATTTTGCTTCTCCCATTGGCGAAAACTGGAAAGGTGTGTATAAGTATTTTCTAGCTGATAGTCTGTGGATGGATAGCGTATTTTGCTATGAGATTGAATTTGAACCTAAGGTAGCACAGGATCTGGCTTTTACTGGTAAGATGTGGATTGATAAGAAAACCAATGCCTTATACCCCATTGATGCTACCATTGGCAAACAAGCCAACCTGAATTATATTGAAAAAATTAAAATTCAGCAGGAAATGCAGCCTACCGCCGAAGGTGCCTGGCTGCCTGCTAAAATTCGGACCACCTTCGACATTGCTGAGGTTTCTAAAAACTCAGCCGGAATGCTGGCTAAGTTATATGTATCCAACCGAAACATGGTTGTGAATCAACCTAAACCCTTAAGCTTTTATGATTTGCCTGTAGAGATGGCCGAGGATTTTGCTGACCATACGCCACAATACTGGGATGAAGCCCGTCATGATTCGCTTAGTGCAGAAGATCAGCAGGCATTGGCGATGATTGATTCAGTACGAGATATACCCGTAGTACGTACCTATGTACAGATAGTGGATCTGGCTGTCAATGGCTGGAAAAAGGTGGGCATACTCGATATTGGGCCCTATCTGAGTATGATTGCGTATAATCCCGTGGAAGGAGTTCGAACCCGTGTCGGCTTCCGTACCAATACTGATTTTAGTAAACGGTGGATTTTACGTGGATATATAGGGTATGGATTTTCTGATCATAAACTTAAGTATGCTGGAGAAATCAACCATATCCTATCACGTCGGCGGTGGACAGTCATCGGCATGAGTCATTCCTTTGATATTGAGCGGGTGGGTATTACACAGGAAATAATCGGAAATAACAAACTGTTTTATGCTTTCACTCGTTTCGGTTCGCGTGGTAGTTTTTACCAGACGGAGAATAAGGTATTTGTCAAATCTGAACCCATAAAAGGAATCATACTTTCTGCTGCATTTGTAGGAAGTCACTTTAACCCTGTAGGCTTACCTTATTACAATTTTGGCTACTATCCTGTCAATGGCGATACACATCTGAGGCATGAATTTCAAGACAATCGCATAGAACTTGAACTACGTGTGGCTAAAAATGAGACCTATGTGATGGATGGAAATGAACGCATTACTTTAGGGACCAAACGTACGCCTGTGCTTACTTTCCGGTATACAAAAGGTCTGAAAGGGTTTTTAGGTGGGGATTTTAGCTATGATAAATTCTCTGCTTCTGCTTTTCAGACATTAAGGGTAGGCCAGTTTGGCCGTTCTAACTATCGGCTTTCAGTAGGATATACCCCTTCACGTTTGCCTTATCCTCTTTTGTTTACACATCTGGGAGGAGGGGGTGTCCGCAATCTGCTCTATAACCGGTTTTCCTATAATATGATGGGATTCTTTGAGTTTGTCAGTGATCAGTATGCTTCGCTGATGTGGGATCATAATTTCGAAGGCTGGTTATTTAACCGCATTCCAGGTATACAAAAACTCAGATGGCGTTTGGTTGCCTCTGCCAATATTTTATACGGTGGACAGCGGTCTGAAAATAAAAATGTAGTTCCGGCAACGGATCCGGATGAAAACCGGATACTTGAATTTGGCAGGCTCAGGCCTTCTGTTCCCTATGTAGAAGTGGGATATGGCATTGATAATATCTTCCGGGTACTTCGTATTCAAGCCTTTCACCGACTTACATACCTTAACCATCCACATGTCCATCCATTCGGAGTTAAGGCCTCTGTACATTTTCATTTTTAAAGCAGTAGCACTACTGCTACTATACTTACAGTATGTAAAAAAGCTTTCTGAACCCGTTGAAACAATGAATAAAATAGCACATATCTGCTATCTCTGGACTGCTATTGGGTATATTTTTAGTACACTTATCTCCTTTACTTCCATTGGTACGTATGCTCAGACTGCTAAAGATACCCTTACCGAAGCAGGCAAAGATACGAACGTATTTAAACTGAAGGTTCTGCCCTTGCCTACTTTGTATTATACCCCTGAAACCAAAACGGCTTTTGGTATACTGAATTTGTTTTTATTTAGAGTCAATGCGTCGGCGCGGGTTTCTGCTGTTGATTTTTCAATTGTATATACCGAACGTAAGCAACTTCTTATTGATCCAACCTATACCATTTTTACACACAATGAAAACTATATCATTAATGGTGGTTTTGTGTATTCAAAGTTTCCGGATTATTTTTTCGGTGTAGGAAACAACCGCATCGACCAGATACATAACAGGGAATTTATTGCTTATAAAACACTTCAATTTCATAACAGGATACTTCGAAAGATTCATAAAAGATGGTTTGCCGGATTGCAATATCAATTCTATAAAGTATTTGATGTTCACTTTGATGCTAATTCTCAATACAATGAAGGCAATGTAACCGGATTTAACGGAAGTACTTCATCAGGTTTGGGACTGATGCTGCTTTATGATAGTCGTGATAATGTATTGTCAGCTTCGAGAGGTGGCTATCTGGAGTTTTCCAATCTGTATTATCACTCTCTTCTGGGTGGAAATTCCCACTTTCACTCCTATAAACTTGATCTGCGTAAATATTATTCCCTCACTAAAAAGTTCACATTAGCAACACAGGTACTTGTTACCATCAATGAGGGCGAAACGCCATTTAAACAAATGGCGCAATTAGGAGGTAACCGCACACTGAGAGGATATTATACTGGCCGGTTTCGTGATAACCATGCCTGGGTTATTCAGGGAGAGCTGCGTTACTTTATCTGGCCCCGGTTAGGAGTAGCTGTTTTCGGAGGAGTAGGAAAGGTTGCTTCAACTCTTGGTGAGATGGATTTTGCAGATACGAAAGGTGCTGTTGGGGGAGGGATTCGGGTGAGAATGCTTCGAAAGCAGAACTTTAGTATTCGCCTGGATGTAGCTTCCGGACGAAAATCGAATGGGTTTTATGTGAGTATAGCAGAAGCATTTTAATTGAATCTCGAATACTTGGATAAGAGGGCTTGTTCCTTTATAAAACTTTTAAAGATAAAGAGTCTTCTTAAATCATGGATGTACAGGATGTAGAAGTGATCTAAGTACCACAACTACAGGTTGAAAAACCTCAGGTAAAGGTAGGATAGGCTCCTTCAATTTCTTACTATTTTATCAGTACAGGATATTTTAATTGAGTAAAGCTTATGTGTCCGCCCCCAAGCCTTATAGCCCAAGCAATTGTTTCCATACATCTTTTTTATCTTCCAGGCCAATGCTGTTTCGCAAAGTTAGGCCAACATTGCCGATAGGAGTGCCTAAGATGGCAGAATTGGCATAGATAGCCCGTAAAATCGTTCTTTCTGGTACGCTAAGTTCGGCCAATCCCTTGGATAGATCTACTTTTCGACCTTGAAATACATACCTTAGAATAGGACTGATTTCTATTTCAGTAGTGTTGGCGCTGGCCGCTTTAATTGATTGGAGGAATGCTGGTAAAATCTGATCCAGATACCCAAACGGAAAACTGCTCAGTGAATAGACAAGCTGGAAACGTAACCAGCCTGAAAACCAGGGAAGTTCGTTGAAGAAAAGTCTATCTGTTATAGCACAATTTTGCAAGGTAGTAGTGAGTGGCTCCAATGCATCTTCATACTGTTGATGCATGGCCAGATTGAGCGCTGTGCAAATTCGGACCCTTGCATCGCCGGTCTGTTGCAATAGCTGTCGTAAAATTTCCAGACTATCCGGGTAATTGAAGGCTGTGTGGCCTAATGAATACACAAAACTACACCGGACAAAAGAATCAGGTTCTGTCGGCAACAATTCCTGACTGATCCTGAGGGCGAATGCCATATCCAGACTTTTGTTCCGGTACGCAACTGGTCTGAAGTCTTCCGACTTGCTCAGCAGATTGGTAACTAGATACGGAGCCTGAATCCTGACTTCCTTTATAGGATCTGTCAGTAGAAATGTCAGCGAATCAAATCCTTTCCACAATGCTTCAATGCCATCATTCACCCACGCCAGTTGTGCATCAAAGCGTGTGTAGACATCCTCATGCTGAGCCCGATAAACCATACCTTCTGAAATACTTCCCAGCAGTCTGACCAGAGTTGGTTTGCAAGACGAAGGACAGTGATCCAGAGCTGCTATCAGAAAAGGAATTGCCGCAGCGGTGGAGTCGTAGATAGTGCCCTGATGGGAGAGGGAGTTGTAAAGCTCCGAAAGAGCCTGCTCGAACACTTCTTCCCCAGATGAGAGAGTCAGCAGAATTTCCAGATTGTAGGCAACATCTTCGGCAGAGTCGTCATAAGCATGACTAAGTGTAGACCAATCAATTTGTTTTAAATCTTGTACAGAAACGTGCTTACCCATATATCAATAGTTTATTCGAAAACCATAACTACTTATTTGATAGGACTATCTATCGCAGTTCTAGTAAAAACGACCACAGAGGCAATGAGCGATGACATAAAGATGTTAAGTTTTAGTCAGCATCTCATACAATTTTTTCACAGCTTTCTTTTCATAGGCATCTCTGAGAGAAACGATCATGATAGTTCGTCTCATATTTTTTCCATCAATAGGGATACCCACTACATCAGGATCATTTACACTGGTATCACTCAATATGGTATGCCAGTTACCTGTTTTTACTATTTCAAACAGAGTAGGTATATCATTTATTTCCATGCAAATATTCGGGGCCAGATTTTTTTGACTGAACGATTCCTCAAAAAATTGTATAGTACTGTAACCACTGAAAGGCAAAGCCAATGGAAGCTCGGCCACTTCATTAAGAGATATAGTGGTTTTGTGAGCCAATGATGATTTTTTAGCAGTCACCAGCACCATAGTTGACTTCAAAAGTGTCTGATATTTCAAATGAGCTTCGTCGGATTTTTCATGGAATGTCAGAACAAAGTCAAAATGATGTGAGTTGAGTTTTTCAAGAAGATCTTTTGTGGTGCCAAATACCACCTGGATTTTGATATTTGGATACTCACTGGCAAACTGTATTAATGTTTTGGCAAATAGAATTCGCATGGAGTAAATTACACCAATAGTGATTTTTCCTGTATTCAGATTTTTTAAATCCTGTAAAAGCAATAACCCTTCATTTGCTTTATTTATACTCTGCAACGCATATTCACTAAACAGATTACCAGCTTCGGTGAGTTTAATTCTTTTTCCGATACGGTCAAATAAAGGAACATTTAGTTCATCCTCGAGTTGCTTGATTTGCTGTGACAAGGTGCTTTGACTGATATTCAAAGCTTTTGCAGCTTCCGTAAAGTTTAATAACTCTTTGGCTTTTAAAAAATAGTTGAGCTGTCTTAATTCCATAGTTCTAAATCGGTTTTTTCGATTGTTTTCATCGAATAATAACGTTTTGTGAATAAAGGCAATATTTTAATATTTACGTAACAATACTCATATCTACCATTTTACCACTTAAATAAACAACTTATGAAAGTAAAACTAATTGTATCGCTTCTCCTTTTAACTACTTATTTTACTGCCTTTAGCCAAAAAAAGCAAAACATGGCTGTTGTTGAAAAAGGTCTCATTAAAATATCCATCATGTACCCGTATGCTGAAGGTAAAACCTTTAATATGGAGTATTATGAAACCAAGCACATGCCGATGGTAGCTGGGTTTTTAGGATCAAATCTGATTAAATACACTATTGAAAAAGGGATTGCCAGTGGTATTCCTAATCAGCCACTGCCTTACATGGCTATTGGCACCTTTTATGTAAAAAGCCTAAGCGACTATCAGGCAGCTATTGGGCCGAATAGAGATGCTATTCGTGCGGATTTTGCAAATTATACCAATATCAGTCCTGTCATTCTGGTGAGTGAGGTGGTAAAGTAAACATCTGCCTTCACCAAGTGGCTGCTAACCCGCTGACGGATGCTCTTTCAACACAAAATATGCAAAGCGTGTTTTGTGTTGTTACACAGGTGTGTATACCAAGATTCCAAAAATATACGCCAGAGGTAACTTTCCAGGAATGAAATGGAGGAATAGATATCGATGCTACTTTTTTCTCATCAGCACTTTTTAAGCTCTACCAGATTAATGCCTGATAAATTGTACACCACCTGTAAGAGAGATCGTTGTAATCAACAGAAATAAAATCTGTAGTTAGCACTGAAGTAAGAAATAGCGTATAGGTCCATGTATTATTCATTGATGAATAGTAGGAAATGTAAGCACTAATGGAATGCAGGTCATCAGGGAGTATTTGTTTATTATATCCCGACTTTGAGAAAGGAGTTGTCTTTCCAAAAAATGCCCCATTCAGTAATTTTACTTTTCCGGTAGCGGTATCTATCTTTTAAATGTTCTCTAACACATTTACATGGTGTCTGGCAAGATGAGTGCATTATACCTGATTTCATGGGCACTATTTTTCAAAAACTCTCATTGCTGGTGTGTTTTAGTTTACTATACGCTTGAAACGACAAGTCGTTCTCTGAAATGTTCTCTGTCTCAGATATGACACGATTATCGCTGTTAGAATTAACGACCTTCATTGACTATAAGTAATAATAGTATTTTATTTTTTTATGTACCTCAGCTCTTACTGTTAAAATTGCTCTCTTTGTTACCTTTTCAATTTGATATTCATATGTTTCATCTTCCTGATACTATTTTTAACGAGGTGTGTTTATACATGGTTATCGTCAATGTTGTGTTTAG is part of the Xanthocytophaga agilis genome and harbors:
- a CDS encoding EthD family reductase, whose protein sequence is MKVKLIVSLLLLTTYFTAFSQKKQNMAVVEKGLIKISIMYPYAEGKTFNMEYYETKHMPMVAGFLGSNLIKYTIEKGIASGIPNQPLPYMAIGTFYVKSLSDYQAAIGPNRDAIRADFANYTNISPVILVSEVVK
- a CDS encoding DUF6268 family outer membrane beta-barrel protein — protein: MDTATGKVKLLNGAFFGKTTPFSKSGYNKQILPDDLHSISAYISYYSSMNNTWTYTLFLTSVLTTDFISVDYNDLSYRWCTIYQALIW